The genomic DNA CGAAGCCGGCGGCGGCAAGCTGGTCCTTCATCTTGCCCATGCCGGGCATCATGCCCATGATGCCGCCCATGCCGCCCATCTTCGACATCTGCTGAAGCTGCGCGGCAAGGTCGTTCAGGTCGAACTTGCCCGACTGCATCTTCCTGGCCATCGCCGCCGCCTGCTCGGCGTCGATGGTCTCGGCGGCCTTCTCGACGAGCGAGACGATGTCGCCCATGCCGAGGATGCGGTCGGCGATGCGCTTGGGGTGGAATTCCTCCAGCCCGTCCATCTTTTCGCCGGTGCCGATCAGCTTGATCGGCTTGCCGGTTACGGCGCGCATCGAAAGCGCCGCGCCGCCGCGGCCGTCGCCGTCCATGCGGGTGAGCACCAGGCCGGTGATGCCGACGCGCTCGTCGAAGCTTTTCGCCAGGTTGACGGCGTCCTGACCGGTCAGCGAGTCGGCGACCAGCAGGATCTCGTGCGGCGACGACACCTTCTTGATGTCGGCCATTTCGACCATCAGCGGCTCGTCGATATGGGTGCGGCCGGCGGTGTCGAGGATGACGACGTCATGGCCGCCGAGCTTCGCCGCCTGGACGGCGCGCCTGGCGATGTCGACCGGGCTCTGGCCGGCGATGATCGGCAGCGTCGCGACCTTCACCTGCTCGCCGAGCTGGCGAAGCTGCTCCTGCGCGGCCGGACGCCGCGTGTCGAGCGAGGCCATCAGAACCTTCTTGTTCTGGCGCTCGGTCAGGCGCTTGGCGATCTTGGCCGAGGTCGTCGTCTTGCCGGAGCCCTGCAGGCCGACCATCATGACGACGACGGGCGCCGGCGCGTTGAGGTCGACGGCGACGCCTTCGGCGCCAAGCATGTCGACCAGCTCGTCATGGACGATCTTGACGACCATCTGTCCGGGCTTGATCGACTTCAGGACAGCCGCGCCGACCGCCTTCTCACGCACCTTGTCGGTGAAGGAACGCACCACCTCCAGCGCCACGTCCGCCTCGAGCAGCGCGCGGCGCACCTCGCGCAGCGCCGCCGAGACATCCGCCTCTGACAGCGCGCCGCGGCCGGTCAGGCCATTCAGGATGGAGCCAAGGCGCTCCTGAAGGGATTCAAACATTCTTCTTCCTTTTCTCTGGCACCCGGATGATGCCCGAGAGGTAGTGCGTTCGCGCCGGGTCGCCAAGCAAAAGCGCAAAGCCAAAAAGCACCCGGGGGCGCATCGCGCTGCCGGGTGTTGGCCTCCAGGATCTCTTTACAGCACTCGCCTCAAAGAGGCCTCGGCGTCCTGGTCGGCTTTCGCGAAGGTGTGCTCGTCGCGGA from Mesorhizobium sp. M1E.F.Ca.ET.045.02.1.1 includes the following:
- the ffh gene encoding signal recognition particle protein, which codes for MFESLQERLGSILNGLTGRGALSEADVSAALREVRRALLEADVALEVVRSFTDKVREKAVGAAVLKSIKPGQMVVKIVHDELVDMLGAEGVAVDLNAPAPVVVMMVGLQGSGKTTTSAKIAKRLTERQNKKVLMASLDTRRPAAQEQLRQLGEQVKVATLPIIAGQSPVDIARRAVQAAKLGGHDVVILDTAGRTHIDEPLMVEMADIKKVSSPHEILLVADSLTGQDAVNLAKSFDERVGITGLVLTRMDGDGRGGAALSMRAVTGKPIKLIGTGEKMDGLEEFHPKRIADRILGMGDIVSLVEKAAETIDAEQAAAMARKMQSGKFDLNDLAAQLQQMSKMGGMGGIMGMMPGMGKMKDQLAAAGFDDKMFRRQLAIISSMTKAERANPDILKHSRKKRIASGSGTDAAEINKLLKMHRGMADMMKAMGGKGKGGGLMRGMMGGLASKMGLGGMMPGGGMPDLSKMDPKQLEALQKQAQAAGLGKGLPGGLPGGLPGGGGLPGLPGGMKLPGLPGLGGGGLPGLGKKK